One region of uncultured Sulfurimonas sp. genomic DNA includes:
- the glgA gene encoding glycogen synthase GlgA — translation MIKKDLNVLFVASEVVPFAKTGGLADVSGALPKALKSLGHNVVVVMPRYYEIDKNQLTKLEAPLGVNMGIMGELFAGVYTTTLPQSEVSVYFIDYEEFFGRKELYQSDNKPYEDNDNRFIFLSKAALVLCKMLNFMPDVIHANDWHTAILPILTKTQFKDDFGDIPTILTIHNLEHQGSFFKGVVDVIACGWEYFNPRALESLDRVNLLKGGIAYADAITTVSKRYAKEIQLPEFGFGLQDHIQAHSSKLFGILNGVDYDEWNPAIDKKIVKTFDVGNMKGKLKCKRALQEHFSLEKRDDVALFGFVGRFAQQKGIDLIAGILNGLLEQDIQIVMLGTGEKWAEHYFSEASSNHKGKFGIHVGYSDKLAHQIEAGCDMFLMPSIFEPCGLNQIYSLRYGTIPIVRATGGLDDTIQNFDETHKSGNGFKFYMPTQEALYHTIMWAIRIYYNEPETFKKIQKYAMEMHFNWLDAAASYEDVYRFAIAKRCVMRLQ, via the coding sequence ATGATTAAAAAAGATTTAAATGTTTTATTTGTTGCATCTGAGGTTGTCCCTTTTGCTAAAACTGGTGGATTGGCTGATGTTTCAGGGGCACTTCCTAAGGCTTTAAAAAGTTTGGGACACAATGTTGTTGTAGTGATGCCTAGATATTATGAGATAGATAAAAATCAACTTACTAAGCTTGAAGCTCCTTTGGGTGTAAATATGGGAATTATGGGAGAATTGTTTGCTGGTGTTTATACTACAACTCTTCCTCAAAGTGAGGTTAGTGTTTATTTTATTGATTATGAGGAGTTTTTTGGACGCAAAGAGCTTTATCAAAGCGACAATAAACCTTATGAAGATAATGATAACCGTTTTATTTTTTTATCAAAAGCGGCACTTGTACTTTGTAAAATGTTGAACTTTATGCCTGATGTCATTCACGCAAACGACTGGCATACAGCAATACTTCCTATTCTTACAAAGACTCAGTTTAAAGATGATTTTGGAGATATTCCTACAATTCTTACTATTCACAATTTAGAGCATCAAGGCAGTTTTTTCAAGGGTGTTGTAGATGTTATAGCGTGTGGCTGGGAGTATTTTAATCCAAGAGCATTGGAGAGTTTAGATAGAGTAAATCTTCTCAAAGGTGGTATCGCTTATGCAGATGCTATTACTACCGTTTCTAAGCGTTATGCAAAAGAGATACAGTTGCCAGAGTTTGGTTTTGGTTTGCAAGATCATATCCAAGCACACTCTTCAAAATTATTTGGCATTTTAAATGGTGTAGATTATGATGAGTGGAATCCTGCAATAGATAAAAAAATAGTTAAAACATTTGATGTTGGCAATATGAAGGGCAAACTTAAATGCAAGCGAGCACTTCAAGAGCATTTTTCACTTGAAAAAAGAGATGATGTAGCTCTTTTTGGTTTCGTTGGTCGCTTTGCACAACAAAAAGGTATAGATTTAATAGCTGGAATACTTAATGGTTTGTTAGAACAAGATATTCAAATAGTTATGCTTGGAACAGGAGAGAAATGGGCAGAACACTATTTTAGCGAAGCTAGTTCTAATCATAAAGGCAAATTTGGTATTCATGTTGGATATTCAGATAAATTGGCTCATCAAATAGAAGCTGGATGCGATATGTTTTTAATGCCTTCTATTTTCGAGCCTTGTGGATTAAATCAAATATATAGTTTACGTTATGGAACTATTCCTATAGTTCGTGCTACGGGTGGACTTGATGATACGATTCAAAACTTTGATGAAACACATAAAAGCGGTAATGGATTTAAGTTTTATATGCCAACCCAAGAGGCTCTATATCACACTATTATGTGGGCTATTAGAATTTACTATAATGAACCAGAAACTTTTAAAAAGATACAAAAATATGCGATGGAGATGCACTTCAATTGGTTAGATGCTGCTGCATCTTATGAAGATGTTTATCGTTTTGCAATTGCTAAGCGATGCGTAATGAGGTTACAATAA
- a CDS encoding ROK family protein — MNLAIDAGGTHLRAKIYDKNSLLASLVAKSSEIGLCSWIEKILQEYKNIRNIGVSYAGQVENGSIISSPNISIDEHNIKDVIESRYKVSLKIENDLTCAVIAESQIYKSENICALYVGTGLGLGVISSGRVLRGEHNMAAEIGHIPYKEAPFSCGCGRKNCLELFASGLGIQKWMNFNDIGGEVSLQNLKNTKNNSLVEMFEEALLYGVGTAITLYNPKVLVLGGGVIKSNPYLKDIIIKNIDRYALVQALKDVSIYLSSIEDAPLMGALLLRSFDD, encoded by the coding sequence ATGAATCTAGCTATAGATGCAGGTGGAACACACCTTAGAGCTAAAATATATGACAAAAACTCTTTACTAGCATCTCTTGTGGCAAAAAGTAGTGAAATAGGGCTTTGTTCTTGGATAGAAAAAATTCTCCAAGAGTATAAAAACATACGCAACATAGGTGTCTCTTATGCAGGACAGGTTGAAAATGGATCTATTATCTCTTCTCCAAACATAAGCATTGATGAGCATAATATAAAAGATGTGATTGAGTCACGATACAAAGTCTCTCTAAAGATAGAAAATGATCTCACTTGTGCGGTAATAGCGGAATCTCAAATATATAAAAGTGAAAATATTTGTGCTTTATATGTTGGAACTGGTCTTGGTTTGGGTGTGATTTCATCAGGAAGAGTTTTAAGAGGTGAGCATAATATGGCTGCAGAAATCGGACATATTCCATATAAAGAAGCACCTTTTAGTTGTGGATGTGGACGTAAAAATTGTCTAGAATTGTTTGCATCTGGTTTAGGGATACAAAAATGGATGAATTTTAATGATATTGGCGGTGAAGTTTCACTGCAAAATTTAAAAAATACTAAAAACAATAGTCTTGTAGAGATGTTTGAAGAGGCTTTACTTTATGGAGTTGGAACAGCTATAACGCTTTATAATCCAAAAGTTTTAGTTCTTGGTGGGGGTGTAATAAAATCAAATCCTTACCTTAAAGATATTATAATAAAAAATATAGATAGATATGCTCTAGTACAAGCTTTAAAAGATGTAAGCATCTATTTGAGTAGCATAGAAGATGCCCCTTTGATGGGTGCATTATTATTAAGGAGTTTTGATGATTAA
- a CDS encoding glycogen/starch synthase, whose translation MKILFAASEIFPYAKSGGLADVAYALPKALKKHLDIVSVMPLYGFLNIDALKKSKIFFDVKLGSKTHKIDLYTADNRGIKTYFIHSELISNSKDFYSDKSGAYANNNINFGIFCAAIVELAKHLNVDILHLNDWHSAMSALWIKEKNLNIKTLFTIHNLAYQGLFQKEIIEDLGIDKKYFNMDGVEFYNQLSFIKAGIAYSDAITTVSPQYAKDIMSQRFGCGLNTFLKKHSKKVRGILNGIDYELFNPATDSAIASKFSLQNIKAKEINKKALLKELAFEPSQKPLFIMIARLVEQKGFELLLESLEDLLKNDLNFVVVGDGVSSYKHKLEIIAKKHDNFRFIFGYDEDFSHRLYAGADFLVMPSLFEPCGLNQMIAMRYGTIAIVHAVGGLFDSVSENKMKCGEGIVFHQHSKDAFLKAILRALKLNKDRKKMKKIIDLNMKCDFSFEKSALSYMKVYKDLLI comes from the coding sequence GTGAAAATACTTTTTGCTGCAAGTGAAATTTTTCCTTATGCGAAGAGTGGCGGTTTAGCTGATGTAGCTTATGCTCTTCCAAAGGCTTTAAAAAAGCATCTAGATATTGTAAGTGTTATGCCTCTTTATGGATTTTTGAACATAGATGCACTTAAAAAAAGTAAAATATTTTTTGATGTAAAACTAGGTTCTAAGACTCACAAGATAGACCTTTACACAGCCGATAATAGAGGAATTAAAACCTACTTTATTCATTCTGAACTTATAAGTAATTCAAAAGATTTTTATAGTGATAAAAGTGGAGCATATGCAAATAACAACATAAATTTTGGAATTTTTTGTGCGGCAATAGTTGAACTTGCAAAACATTTAAATGTAGATATTTTGCATCTAAATGATTGGCACAGCGCAATGAGTGCACTCTGGATAAAAGAGAAAAATTTAAATATAAAAACTCTTTTTACTATCCATAACCTCGCTTATCAAGGTCTTTTTCAAAAAGAGATAATAGAAGATTTAGGCATAGATAAAAAGTACTTCAATATGGATGGAGTTGAGTTTTACAATCAACTTAGTTTTATAAAAGCTGGCATAGCTTATAGCGATGCCATCACAACAGTTAGTCCACAATATGCAAAAGATATTATGAGCCAAAGATTTGGATGCGGATTAAATACTTTTTTAAAAAAGCATAGCAAAAAAGTTAGAGGCATTTTAAATGGCATAGATTATGAGCTGTTTAATCCAGCTACAGATAGTGCTATTGCATCTAAGTTTAGTTTGCAAAACATAAAAGCAAAAGAGATAAATAAAAAAGCACTTCTAAAAGAACTTGCTTTTGAACCATCACAAAAACCACTTTTTATAATGATAGCAAGGCTGGTTGAACAAAAAGGATTTGAACTTCTGCTTGAGAGTCTTGAAGATCTACTAAAAAATGATTTGAACTTTGTTGTTGTAGGAGATGGAGTTAGTAGCTATAAGCATAAACTTGAAATAATTGCTAAAAAACATGATAACTTTCGTTTTATATTTGGATATGATGAAGATTTTTCACATCGTCTTTATGCAGGGGCTGATTTTTTAGTTATGCCATCTTTGTTTGAACCTTGCGGATTAAATCAGATGATTGCTATGCGTTATGGAACTATTGCTATTGTTCATGCAGTTGGTGGGCTTTTTGATAGTGTAAGCGAAAATAAAATGAAGTGCGGAGAGGGAATTGTTTTTCATCAACACTCTAAAGATGCATTTCTCAAGGCTATTTTGAGAGCTTTGAAACTAAATAAAGATAGAAAAAAAATGAAAAAAATTATTGACTTAAATATGAAGTGTGATTTTTCATTTGAAAAAAGCGCACTCTCTTATATGAAAGTTTATAAGGATTTGTTGATATGA
- a CDS encoding methyltransferase domain-containing protein codes for MKLKAQEKSSKDILKLFEDYEAQGGDILELEVLQSDVDKIGYKAFVDLAQIFFMKMLTPLQNSKELVTLRFEKLNKKSSFHKDAKSSEKYGVQSEFFTIDKTSQFSFLYHYREALKFINIKEKKRVLNLGVNRGDEFRVIQELLSEDEFKAKKLVGIDYCASAIDYAKKDFSFSNVEFKCHDINELDELNLGEFDLIISIGTLQSSGVNFNTTFMSLYQKYLAKDGAIILGFPNCRWIDGEMIYGAKAPNYAFCEMSLVLKDIHFCKKYLQQKKYRVVITGKDYLFLSARKIVH; via the coding sequence ATGAAGTTAAAAGCTCAAGAAAAAAGTTCAAAAGATATACTAAAGTTATTTGAGGATTATGAAGCTCAAGGGGGAGATATTTTAGAGCTTGAAGTTTTGCAAAGTGATGTAGATAAGATAGGCTATAAAGCTTTTGTGGATTTGGCACAGATTTTTTTTATGAAGATGCTAACACCATTGCAAAACTCCAAAGAACTTGTAACTCTTAGATTTGAAAAACTTAATAAGAAGAGTTCTTTTCATAAAGATGCAAAGAGTAGTGAAAAGTATGGAGTGCAAAGCGAATTTTTTACTATAGATAAAACATCTCAATTTAGTTTTTTGTACCACTATAGAGAAGCTCTAAAATTTATAAATATAAAAGAGAAAAAAAGAGTTTTAAATCTTGGTGTAAACAGAGGTGATGAGTTTAGAGTTATACAAGAACTCTTAAGTGAAGATGAGTTTAAAGCTAAGAAATTAGTAGGTATAGATTATTGTGCATCTGCTATAGATTATGCAAAAAAAGATTTTTCTTTTTCTAATGTTGAGTTTAAATGTCATGATATAAATGAACTAGATGAGCTAAATCTAGGAGAGTTTGACTTGATAATCTCCATAGGGACACTTCAAAGTTCAGGAGTAAATTTTAACACTACTTTTATGTCTTTGTATCAAAAGTATTTAGCAAAAGATGGAGCTATAATACTTGGTTTTCCAAACTGTAGATGGATTGATGGCGAGATGATTTATGGAGCAAAAGCACCAAATTATGCATTTTGTGAGATGAGTCTAGTTTTAAAAGATATACATTTTTGTAAAAAATATCTTCAACAAAAAAAATATAGAGTTGTTATAACAGGAAAAGATTACCTTTTTTTAAGTGCTAGAAAAATTGTTCACTAG
- a CDS encoding galactose-1-phosphate uridylyltransferase: MSEIRLDRIHNQYILIAPERLNRLDFTKIKRLEHSNNYRCPFCETNEDLTPPEIYAIRNNTPNTSGWKTRVIPNLYKAVQIELEDKSCREGMFEYIPGVGAHEVLIDSPCHDCTMEELGATGIEFWLRSMMIRMEDLRKDKRFIHLSIFKNSGGMSGATQEHPHTQILALPVMPRDEVVFLSRNMNYYRRHGRGIVEDILQNEIFANKRIVSQVGNFVAFCPYASGFAFEVMIVPKLNFTCLEKCSRDDISDFARIIKDVFKKLTYQLGEFDYNLYFAQAPLNVNFENEPYMDSLDENYRFTLRIVPRIYNLGGFELSTNMMINPVAPEECAKLLNSNDF; encoded by the coding sequence ACTTGAACACTCTAATAATTATCGATGTCCTTTTTGTGAAACAAATGAAGACCTTACTCCGCCAGAAATTTACGCTATTCGTAATAACACTCCAAATACTTCTGGATGGAAAACTCGCGTTATTCCAAATCTTTACAAGGCTGTACAGATTGAACTAGAAGATAAATCTTGTAGAGAAGGTATGTTTGAGTATATTCCAGGTGTAGGCGCTCATGAAGTTTTAATAGACTCTCCTTGCCATGATTGCACCATGGAAGAACTAGGAGCTACAGGGATTGAGTTTTGGCTTAGAAGTATGATGATTCGTATGGAAGATTTAAGAAAAGATAAACGCTTTATACATCTTAGCATCTTTAAAAATTCTGGGGGAATGTCAGGGGCTACACAAGAGCATCCACATACGCAGATTTTAGCACTTCCTGTTATGCCTAGAGATGAAGTGGTGTTTTTAAGTAGAAATATGAACTATTATCGCAGACATGGTCGTGGTATAGTCGAAGATATTTTGCAAAATGAAATATTTGCTAATAAACGCATAGTCTCACAAGTGGGAAATTTTGTTGCATTTTGCCCTTATGCAAGTGGTTTTGCTTTTGAAGTTATGATAGTACCAAAGCTTAATTTTACGTGTTTAGAGAAGTGTTCAAGAGATGATATTAGTGATTTTGCAAGGATTATAAAAGATGTTTTTAAGAAACTAACATATCAACTTGGTGAGTTTGATTATAATCTTTATTTTGCTCAAGCACCATTAAATGTAAACTTTGAAAATGAACCTTATATGGACTCTTTAGATGAAAATTATCGTTTTACTTTGCGTATAGTTCCACGTATTTATAATCTTGGTGGTTTTGAACTCTCTACCAATATGATGATAAATCCTGTAGCTCCCGAAGAGTGCGCAAAATTATTAAACTCAAATGATTTTTAG
- a CDS encoding sensor domain-containing diguanylate cyclase, translated as MKSNYTIIIVVTILLFALSIAIAITNYEISLKTANIKLKTQSLPLSTDNIYTEIQQHIIKPYLISSMMANDTFVKDWLNSEEKDREKIVKYLNNIKNEYEILTAFLVSQKTKNYYTQNGFLEKIDKAKKSNQWYFKFEKKSQDHEINPDYNDNIANSLIMFINFKIYDNAHNFLGVTGLAIEISYVDEMLRMFKKNYHLDVFFLNKDGDILLTKQGSTNPKHIDEMLELKKYKNSIISNTTNIFEYKEKGEDYFVKTKYIKELDSYLVVKANLKDFTTESTKVFYFNLVISLLFSLIFAFIIMLILRNYHKKLERLAEFDTLTQLPNRLNFTKQFNHFLALHKRDKRPISLAFMDIDNFKSINDKLGHNVGDEVLVQCGKILQNNIRKTDLLARWGGEEFIVAFIDTDINNAHTITQKIRKSIEENETLKKIVSGGVSASFGLSVSSEFDTIESIVSRADKAMYEAKQNGKNRVVLTRYESSEQFF; from the coding sequence ATGAAATCAAATTATACTATCATTATAGTTGTAACTATTTTGCTATTTGCCTTATCTATTGCTATTGCCATAACAAACTATGAAATCTCTTTAAAAACAGCCAACATAAAACTAAAGACTCAATCTCTTCCACTCTCAACTGACAATATTTACACTGAGATTCAACAACATATCATAAAACCATATCTTATTAGCTCCATGATGGCCAATGATACTTTTGTAAAAGATTGGCTCAATAGCGAGGAAAAAGATAGAGAAAAAATCGTAAAATATTTAAACAATATCAAAAATGAGTACGAAATACTAACAGCATTTTTAGTTTCACAAAAAACAAAAAACTACTATACACAAAATGGCTTTTTAGAAAAAATAGATAAAGCAAAAAAATCAAACCAATGGTATTTTAAATTTGAAAAAAAATCTCAAGACCATGAGATAAATCCTGACTACAACGATAACATTGCAAACTCTCTTATTATGTTTATAAACTTTAAAATATACGATAATGCTCACAATTTTCTAGGAGTAACAGGCTTAGCTATAGAAATCTCATATGTAGATGAGATGCTTCGTATGTTTAAGAAAAACTACCATCTTGATGTTTTTTTCTTAAATAAAGATGGAGATATTTTACTCACAAAACAAGGTAGCACTAATCCTAAACATATTGATGAGATGCTAGAGTTAAAAAAATATAAAAACAGCATTATTTCAAATACTACAAATATCTTTGAGTATAAAGAAAAGGGAGAGGATTATTTTGTAAAAACTAAATATATTAAAGAATTAGACAGCTACCTTGTTGTCAAAGCAAACTTAAAAGATTTTACAACAGAATCTACAAAAGTGTTTTATTTTAATCTTGTTATATCTTTACTATTTAGCCTTATATTTGCATTTATTATTATGCTTATTTTAAGAAATTATCATAAAAAACTAGAACGACTTGCAGAGTTTGACACACTAACTCAACTACCAAATAGATTAAATTTCACTAAACAATTCAATCATTTTTTAGCCTTACACAAAAGAGATAAAAGACCAATATCTCTAGCCTTTATGGATATAGATAATTTTAAATCCATTAACGACAAACTTGGGCATAATGTAGGAGATGAAGTTTTAGTCCAGTGTGGAAAAATTTTGCAAAACAACATCAGAAAAACTGACCTGCTTGCAAGATGGGGAGGAGAAGAGTTTATAGTTGCTTTTATAGATACAGATATAAATAATGCTCACACTATAACTCAAAAAATACGAAAATCCATCGAAGAAAACGAAACTTTAAAAAAGATAGTTAGTGGGGGAGTTAGTGCTAGTTTTGGGTTGAGTGTATCTAGTGAATTTGACACCATTGAGTCTATTGTATCAAGAGCTGATAAAGCTATGTATGAAGCAAAACAAAATGGTAAAAATAGAGTTGTTTTAACGCGCTATGAATCTAGTGAACAATTTTTCTAG
- the glgB gene encoding 1,4-alpha-glucan branching protein GlgB → MTYPIYYDISLFSELDIYLFKEGTHVKLYEKFGSHLMYRDGKYGTYFALWAPNAKGVTLRGDFNSYDIHSHPLKLRDDESGIWEVFVENVDSGSTYKYHISTDAQNANPDKADPFAFFAEVAPSSASRIWDIEGFSWSDKKWMKSRHKKNSHRAPVSIYEVHLGSWRRKVEESNRFLSYKEAAVELAEYLSEMNFTHVELMPVTEFPFEGSWGYQVSGYFAPTSRFGTPQELMSFVDIMHNKGIGVILDWVPSHFVTDGHGLMNFDGTCLYEHKDPRLGYHPEWGSAIFNYERNEVRAFLISSAMFWLDKYHIDGIRVDAVSSMLFLDFAREDGEWLPNEHGGNENLSAIKFLRELNTSLYGEFSDIMTFAEESTAFPMITRAVDKGGLGFGFKWNMGWMHDTLKYFKNDPIYRQHSHGQLTFSFVYMYNENYILPLSHDEVVHMKGSLINKMPGDNSKKFANLRALFAFMIAHPGKKLLFMGGEFAQFAEWNYKQSLDWHLLDNPQNRGVQTLVKRVNELYKQEPSLHKNDNEVEGFEWIHENDYQANVIAFIRKGDKKDTPIVIVCNFSDKTHVGYPIGISKKGIYEEIFNSQSSEFEGCKTSNNEEIASKKIAHHGRKHMLEITLEPLSVVYLKKRK, encoded by the coding sequence ATGACATATCCAATCTACTATGATATAAGTCTGTTTAGTGAGCTTGATATCTACCTCTTTAAAGAGGGAACTCATGTTAAACTTTATGAAAAATTCGGTTCTCATCTTATGTATAGAGATGGTAAATACGGCACTTATTTTGCACTCTGGGCGCCAAATGCAAAGGGCGTAACTCTAAGAGGAGATTTTAATAGCTATGACATTCATTCGCATCCTCTAAAGCTTCGTGATGATGAATCAGGAATTTGGGAAGTGTTTGTTGAAAATGTAGATTCTGGCTCAACATATAAGTATCATATCTCCACAGATGCTCAAAACGCAAATCCTGATAAGGCAGACCCTTTTGCCTTTTTTGCCGAAGTTGCACCGAGTTCAGCATCTCGCATCTGGGATATTGAAGGTTTTTCTTGGAGTGATAAAAAATGGATGAAATCAAGACATAAGAAAAATTCACATAGAGCGCCTGTTTCTATTTATGAAGTGCATCTTGGTTCATGGAGACGCAAAGTAGAGGAGTCAAACCGTTTTTTAAGCTACAAAGAAGCGGCAGTAGAATTAGCAGAGTATTTGAGTGAGATGAACTTCACTCATGTTGAACTTATGCCTGTGACAGAGTTTCCTTTTGAGGGTTCTTGGGGTTATCAAGTTAGTGGTTATTTCGCACCAACTTCACGTTTTGGTACGCCTCAAGAGTTGATGAGTTTTGTTGATATTATGCATAACAAAGGCATCGGTGTTATTCTTGATTGGGTTCCTTCTCATTTTGTTACAGATGGACATGGACTTATGAACTTTGATGGCACTTGTCTTTATGAGCATAAAGATCCTCGTCTTGGATACCATCCAGAATGGGGAAGTGCTATATTTAACTATGAACGCAATGAAGTACGTGCATTTTTGATAAGTTCAGCAATGTTTTGGCTTGATAAATACCATATAGATGGCATTCGTGTAGATGCAGTCTCTTCGATGCTATTTCTTGATTTTGCAAGAGAAGATGGAGAGTGGTTACCAAATGAGCATGGAGGAAATGAAAATCTTAGTGCCATAAAATTTCTTAGAGAGTTAAACACATCTTTATATGGTGAGTTTAGCGATATTATGACTTTTGCAGAAGAATCTACAGCCTTTCCTATGATAACAAGAGCGGTGGATAAAGGTGGTCTTGGGTTTGGTTTTAAATGGAATATGGGTTGGATGCATGACACTCTAAAATACTTCAAAAATGACCCTATTTATAGACAACATAGCCATGGACAACTTACTTTTAGTTTTGTTTATATGTACAATGAAAATTATATTTTACCGCTTAGTCATGATGAAGTTGTACATATGAAAGGCTCACTTATAAACAAAATGCCAGGAGACAATAGTAAAAAGTTTGCAAATCTTCGTGCTTTATTTGCTTTTATGATAGCTCATCCTGGGAAAAAACTTCTTTTTATGGGAGGTGAATTTGCTCAGTTTGCAGAGTGGAATTATAAACAAAGTCTTGATTGGCATCTGCTTGATAATCCACAAAACAGAGGTGTTCAAACACTTGTCAAAAGAGTAAATGAACTCTACAAACAAGAACCATCTCTACATAAAAATGACAATGAAGTAGAGGGTTTTGAGTGGATTCATGAAAATGACTATCAGGCAAATGTTATCGCTTTTATACGAAAGGGTGATAAAAAAGATACGCCTATAGTTATAGTTTGTAATTTTTCAGATAAAACTCATGTTGGTTATCCTATAGGAATTTCAAAAAAAGGAATTTATGAAGAGATTTTCAACTCTCAATCATCTGAATTTGAGGGTTGCAAAACATCAAATAATGAAGAGATAGCATCTAAAAAAATAGCTCACCATGGACGAAAACATATGTTAGAAATAACGCTAGAACCACTTAGTGTAGTCTATTTGAAAAAAAGAAAATGA